A genome region from Melospiza melodia melodia isolate bMelMel2 chromosome 28, bMelMel2.pri, whole genome shotgun sequence includes the following:
- the SIKE1 gene encoding suppressor of IKBKE 1 — MSCTIDKILTDARTLLERLKEHDTAAESLIDQSAVLHRRVAAMREAGAGCADQGPGPAAERPDPSRLRPHVVLAQENTQIRDLQQENRELWVSLEEHQDALELIMSKYRKQMLQLLEGRKREDAEPVLKVHQANSGEIESQIDRICEMGEVMRKAVQVDDEQFFKVQEKLAQLELENKELRELLLISKESFEVGREDLPD; from the exons ATGAGCTGCACCATCGATAAGATCCTGACGGACGCGCGGACGCTGCTGGAGCGGCTGAAGGAGCACGACACGGCGGCCGAGTCGCTCATCGACCAGTCGGCCGTGCTGCACCGGCGCGTGGCCGCCATGCGGGAGGCGGGCGCGGGCTGCGCCGACCAG GGTCCGGGACCCGCGGCGGAGCGGCCCGACCCGTCCCGGCTGCGGCCGCACGTGGTGCTGGCACAGGAGAACACGCAGATCCGCGACCTGCAGCAGGAGAACCGcg agctgtgggTCTCACTGGAGGAACATCAGGATGCGCTGGAGCTCATCATGAGCAAGTACAGGAAGCAGATGTTACAGCTGCTGGAAGGGAGAAAACGGGAAGATGCAGAACCAGTCCTGAAAGTCCATCAGGCTAATTCTGGG GAAATTGAAAGTCAAATAGACAGAATATGTGAGATGGGAGAGGTGATGAGAAAAGCTGTTCAAGTGGATGATGAGCAGTTCTTTAAAGTTCAGGAGAAGCTGGCTCAGTTGGAG CTTGAAAACAAAGAGCTGCGTGAGCTGCTGTTGATCAGCAAGGAATCCTTCGAGGTGGGGAGAGAAGATCTGCCAGACTGA